In Anser cygnoides isolate HZ-2024a breed goose chromosome 16, Taihu_goose_T2T_genome, whole genome shotgun sequence, one genomic interval encodes:
- the HNF4A gene encoding hepatocyte nuclear factor 4-alpha isoform X1 gives MIMRLSKALIDMEMADYSAALDPAYTTLEFENMQVLAMGNADTSPSEAANLNTSNSIGVSALCAICGDRATGKHYGASSCDGCKGFFRRSVRKNHMYSCRFNRQCVVDKDKRNQCRYCRLKKCFRAGMKKEAVQNERDRISTRRSSYEDSSLPSINVLLQAEVLAQQISSPVPVMNGDIRGKKIANIADVCESMKQQLLVLVEWAKYIPAFCELPLDDQVALLRAHAGEHLLLGVAKRSMVFKDVLLLGNDHIIPRNCPELVEVSRVAIRILDELVLPFQELQIDDNEYACLKAIIFFDPDAKGLSDPSKIKRMRYQVQVSLEDYINDRQYDSRGRFGELLLLLPVLQSITWQMIEQIQFVKLFGMAKIDNLLQEMLLGGSSSETPHAHHPLHPHLIQENLGTNVIVANTMPPQMHNGQMSTPETPQPSPPAGSGPEQYKLLPGAIATVAKQPSSIPQPAITKQEVI, from the exons ATGATAATGCGCCTTTCCAAAGCCCTGATAGACATGGAGATGGCAGATTATAGCGCGGCACTGGACCCGGCGTATACCACTCTGGAGTTCGAGAACATGCAGGTGCTGGCTATGGGCAACG CAGACACATCTCCATCAGAAGCAGCCAACCTCAACACCTCCAACAGCATCGGGGTGAGCGCGCTGTGTGCCATCTGCGGGGACCGCGCTACGGGGAAGCATTACGGGGCTTCCAGCTGTGATGGCTGCAAAGGCTTCTTCAGGAGGAGCGTCCGGAAGAACCACATGTACTCCTGCAG GTTTAACAGGCAGTGCGTGGTagacaaagacaaaagaaaccAGTGCCGATACTGCAGGCTTAAGAAGTGCTTCCGAGCAGGAATGAAGAAGGAAG CTGTACAAAACGAACGGGACCGAATCAGCACCCGGAGATCAAGTTATGAAGACAGCAGCTTGCCCTCCATCAATGTCTTACTGCAGGCAGAAGTCCTGGCACAGCAG atATCATCCCCGGTTCCCGTGATGAACGGAGACATCCGAGGGAAGAAGATCGCCAACATCGCTGACGTCTGCGAGTCcatgaagcagcagctgctggtgctggtggagtGGGCCAAGTACATCCCCGCCTTCTGCGAGCTGCCCCTGGACGACCAG GTGGCACTGCTGCGAGCACATGCAGGCGAACATCTGTTACTGGGAGTTGCCAAGAGGTCCATGGTGTTCAAGGATGTCTTGCTGCTAG GAAACGACCATATCATCCCACGGAACTGCCCCGAACTGGTGGAGGTCAGCCGCGTGGCCATCCGCATCCTGGACGAGCTGGTCCTCCccttccaggagctgcagaTAGATGATAATGAATACGCCTGCTTGAAAGCCATCATCTTCTTTGACCCAG ATGCCAAAGGACTGAGTGACCCCTCCAAGATCAAGCGGATGCGGTACCAGGTGCAGGTCAGCCTGGAGGACTACATCAATGACAGGCAGTACGACTCACGGGGCCGCttcggggagctgctgctgctgctgcccgtgcTGCAGAGCATCACCTGGCAGATGATAGAGCAGATCCAGTTTGTCAAGCTCTTCGGCATGGCTAAGATTGACAACctgctgcaggagatgctgctgggag GTTCATCAAGTGAAACGCCGCATGCTCACCACCCCCTGCACCCTCACCTGATCCAGGAGAACCTGGGAACAAACGTCATTGTGGCCAACACAATGCCTCCTCAGATGCACAATGGGCAGATGT CAACTCCAGAAACTCCCCAGCCGTCTCCACCCGCGGGCTCAGGGCCAGAGCAGTACAAGCTGCTGCCCGGAGCCATCGCAACCGTGGCGAAACAGCCCAGCTCCATCCCACAGCCTGCCATCACAAAACAGGAGGTCATCTAG
- the HNF4A gene encoding hepatocyte nuclear factor 4-alpha isoform X2, whose translation MIMRLSKALIDMEMADYSAALDPAYTTLEFENMQVLAMGNDTSPSEAANLNTSNSIGVSALCAICGDRATGKHYGASSCDGCKGFFRRSVRKNHMYSCRFNRQCVVDKDKRNQCRYCRLKKCFRAGMKKEAVQNERDRISTRRSSYEDSSLPSINVLLQAEVLAQQISSPVPVMNGDIRGKKIANIADVCESMKQQLLVLVEWAKYIPAFCELPLDDQVALLRAHAGEHLLLGVAKRSMVFKDVLLLGNDHIIPRNCPELVEVSRVAIRILDELVLPFQELQIDDNEYACLKAIIFFDPDAKGLSDPSKIKRMRYQVQVSLEDYINDRQYDSRGRFGELLLLLPVLQSITWQMIEQIQFVKLFGMAKIDNLLQEMLLGGSSSETPHAHHPLHPHLIQENLGTNVIVANTMPPQMHNGQMSTPETPQPSPPAGSGPEQYKLLPGAIATVAKQPSSIPQPAITKQEVI comes from the exons ATGATAATGCGCCTTTCCAAAGCCCTGATAGACATGGAGATGGCAGATTATAGCGCGGCACTGGACCCGGCGTATACCACTCTGGAGTTCGAGAACATGCAGGTGCTGGCTATGGGCAACG ACACATCTCCATCAGAAGCAGCCAACCTCAACACCTCCAACAGCATCGGGGTGAGCGCGCTGTGTGCCATCTGCGGGGACCGCGCTACGGGGAAGCATTACGGGGCTTCCAGCTGTGATGGCTGCAAAGGCTTCTTCAGGAGGAGCGTCCGGAAGAACCACATGTACTCCTGCAG GTTTAACAGGCAGTGCGTGGTagacaaagacaaaagaaaccAGTGCCGATACTGCAGGCTTAAGAAGTGCTTCCGAGCAGGAATGAAGAAGGAAG CTGTACAAAACGAACGGGACCGAATCAGCACCCGGAGATCAAGTTATGAAGACAGCAGCTTGCCCTCCATCAATGTCTTACTGCAGGCAGAAGTCCTGGCACAGCAG atATCATCCCCGGTTCCCGTGATGAACGGAGACATCCGAGGGAAGAAGATCGCCAACATCGCTGACGTCTGCGAGTCcatgaagcagcagctgctggtgctggtggagtGGGCCAAGTACATCCCCGCCTTCTGCGAGCTGCCCCTGGACGACCAG GTGGCACTGCTGCGAGCACATGCAGGCGAACATCTGTTACTGGGAGTTGCCAAGAGGTCCATGGTGTTCAAGGATGTCTTGCTGCTAG GAAACGACCATATCATCCCACGGAACTGCCCCGAACTGGTGGAGGTCAGCCGCGTGGCCATCCGCATCCTGGACGAGCTGGTCCTCCccttccaggagctgcagaTAGATGATAATGAATACGCCTGCTTGAAAGCCATCATCTTCTTTGACCCAG ATGCCAAAGGACTGAGTGACCCCTCCAAGATCAAGCGGATGCGGTACCAGGTGCAGGTCAGCCTGGAGGACTACATCAATGACAGGCAGTACGACTCACGGGGCCGCttcggggagctgctgctgctgctgcccgtgcTGCAGAGCATCACCTGGCAGATGATAGAGCAGATCCAGTTTGTCAAGCTCTTCGGCATGGCTAAGATTGACAACctgctgcaggagatgctgctgggag GTTCATCAAGTGAAACGCCGCATGCTCACCACCCCCTGCACCCTCACCTGATCCAGGAGAACCTGGGAACAAACGTCATTGTGGCCAACACAATGCCTCCTCAGATGCACAATGGGCAGATGT CAACTCCAGAAACTCCCCAGCCGTCTCCACCCGCGGGCTCAGGGCCAGAGCAGTACAAGCTGCTGCCCGGAGCCATCGCAACCGTGGCGAAACAGCCCAGCTCCATCCCACAGCCTGCCATCACAAAACAGGAGGTCATCTAG
- the HNF4A gene encoding hepatocyte nuclear factor 4-alpha isoform X3, whose protein sequence is MVNVSTQLSAKMEAPYDTSPSEAANLNTSNSIGVSALCAICGDRATGKHYGASSCDGCKGFFRRSVRKNHMYSCRFNRQCVVDKDKRNQCRYCRLKKCFRAGMKKEAVQNERDRISTRRSSYEDSSLPSINVLLQAEVLAQQISSPVPVMNGDIRGKKIANIADVCESMKQQLLVLVEWAKYIPAFCELPLDDQVALLRAHAGEHLLLGVAKRSMVFKDVLLLGNDHIIPRNCPELVEVSRVAIRILDELVLPFQELQIDDNEYACLKAIIFFDPDAKGLSDPSKIKRMRYQVQVSLEDYINDRQYDSRGRFGELLLLLPVLQSITWQMIEQIQFVKLFGMAKIDNLLQEMLLGGSSSETPHAHHPLHPHLIQENLGTNVIVANTMPPQMHNGQMSTPETPQPSPPAGSGPEQYKLLPGAIATVAKQPSSIPQPAITKQEVI, encoded by the exons ACACATCTCCATCAGAAGCAGCCAACCTCAACACCTCCAACAGCATCGGGGTGAGCGCGCTGTGTGCCATCTGCGGGGACCGCGCTACGGGGAAGCATTACGGGGCTTCCAGCTGTGATGGCTGCAAAGGCTTCTTCAGGAGGAGCGTCCGGAAGAACCACATGTACTCCTGCAG GTTTAACAGGCAGTGCGTGGTagacaaagacaaaagaaaccAGTGCCGATACTGCAGGCTTAAGAAGTGCTTCCGAGCAGGAATGAAGAAGGAAG CTGTACAAAACGAACGGGACCGAATCAGCACCCGGAGATCAAGTTATGAAGACAGCAGCTTGCCCTCCATCAATGTCTTACTGCAGGCAGAAGTCCTGGCACAGCAG atATCATCCCCGGTTCCCGTGATGAACGGAGACATCCGAGGGAAGAAGATCGCCAACATCGCTGACGTCTGCGAGTCcatgaagcagcagctgctggtgctggtggagtGGGCCAAGTACATCCCCGCCTTCTGCGAGCTGCCCCTGGACGACCAG GTGGCACTGCTGCGAGCACATGCAGGCGAACATCTGTTACTGGGAGTTGCCAAGAGGTCCATGGTGTTCAAGGATGTCTTGCTGCTAG GAAACGACCATATCATCCCACGGAACTGCCCCGAACTGGTGGAGGTCAGCCGCGTGGCCATCCGCATCCTGGACGAGCTGGTCCTCCccttccaggagctgcagaTAGATGATAATGAATACGCCTGCTTGAAAGCCATCATCTTCTTTGACCCAG ATGCCAAAGGACTGAGTGACCCCTCCAAGATCAAGCGGATGCGGTACCAGGTGCAGGTCAGCCTGGAGGACTACATCAATGACAGGCAGTACGACTCACGGGGCCGCttcggggagctgctgctgctgctgcccgtgcTGCAGAGCATCACCTGGCAGATGATAGAGCAGATCCAGTTTGTCAAGCTCTTCGGCATGGCTAAGATTGACAACctgctgcaggagatgctgctgggag GTTCATCAAGTGAAACGCCGCATGCTCACCACCCCCTGCACCCTCACCTGATCCAGGAGAACCTGGGAACAAACGTCATTGTGGCCAACACAATGCCTCCTCAGATGCACAATGGGCAGATGT CAACTCCAGAAACTCCCCAGCCGTCTCCACCCGCGGGCTCAGGGCCAGAGCAGTACAAGCTGCTGCCCGGAGCCATCGCAACCGTGGCGAAACAGCCCAGCTCCATCCCACAGCCTGCCATCACAAAACAGGAGGTCATCTAG
- the TTPAL gene encoding alpha-tocopherol transfer protein-like isoform X1: MSGDSDCTRTSPSAGSPSDNEFLPDRPKYVCSLSPDLITKAREELQEKPEWRLRDVQALRDMVCKDYPSLGTCLDDAFLLRFLRARKFDYDRALQLLVNYHTCRRSWPEVFNNLKPSAIKPVLESGFVTVLPRLDPEGRHIVCIRPDRWTPSNYPITENIRAIYLTLEKLIQSEETQVNGIVILADYKGVSLSKASHFGPFVAKKVIGILQDGFPIRIKAVNIINEPRIFKGIFAIIKPFLKEKIANRFFLHGCDLNSLHQNIPPVILPEEYGGTSGKLDISAWNELLLASEEDFLHDFSQLVLPCDSSPQDMLVSGDADEKQCDDSLRGMKPQLYYCY; the protein is encoded by the exons ATGTCAGGAGACAGCGACTGCACAAGGACAAGTCCATCAGCAGGGTCTCCATCCGACAATGAATTCTTGCCGGATCGGCCCAAGTATGTTTGCTCGCTGTCTCCTGATCTCATTACCAAAGCCCGCGAAGAGCTCCAAGAGAAACCTGAATGGAGGCTCCGTGACGTGCAGGCACTCCGAGATATGGTGTGCAAAGACTATCCCTCCCTGGGGACGTGCCTGGACGATGCTTTTTTGCTAAGATTCCTCAGAGCCAGGAAATTCGATTACGATCGAGCGCTTCAGCTTCTGGTGAACTACCACACCTGTCGGAGGAGCTGGCCCGAGGTCTTCAACAATTTGAAGCCGTCCGCAATAAAGCCTGTCCTAGAGTCTGGTTTTGTCACTGTGCTGCCTCGTCTGGACCCAGAGGGACGCCACATCGTCTGCATCCGTCCAG ACAGATGGACACCCAGTAATTATCCGATTACTGAGAACATTCGTGCCATATACTTAACGTTAGAAAAACTCATTCAGTCCGAAGAGACCCAGGTGAATGGAATTGTAATCCTGGCAGACTACAAAGGAGTCAGCTTATCTAAGGCGTCTCATTTTGGTCCTTTTGTAGCCAAAAAAGTGATTGGAATTCTTCAG GATGGATTTCCCATTCGAATAAAAGCTGTTAACATAATAAATGAACCTCGTATATTCAAAGGCATTTTTGCAATCATCAAgccttttctgaaggaaaagataGCAAACCGG TTTTTTCTTCATGGCTGTGATCTGAATTCCCTTCATCAAAACATTCCTCCAGTGATCCTGCCTGAAGAATACGGTGGTACTTCAGGGAAGCTGGATATATCAGCATGGaatgagctgctgctggcctctgAAGAGGATTTTCTGCATGATTTCTCACAGCTGGTACTCCCATGTGACAGCTCTCCCCAAGACATGCTAGTGAGTGGGGATGCTGATGAAAAACAATGCGATGATTCCTTGCGAGGCATGAAACCTCAGCTCTACTACTGTTATTAA
- the TTPAL gene encoding alpha-tocopherol transfer protein-like isoform X2, translating into MSGDSDCTRTSPSAGSPSDNEFLPDRPKYVCSLSPDLITKAREELQEKPEWRLRDVQALRDMVCKDYPSLGTCLDDAFLLRFLRARKFDYDRALQLLVNYHTCRRSWPEVFNNLKPSAIKPVLESGFVTVLPRLDPEGRHIVCIRPDRWTPSNYPITENIRAIYLTLEKLIQSEETQVNGIVILADYKGVSLSKASHFGPFVAKKVIGILQDGFPIRIKAVNIINEPRIFKGIFAIIKPFLKEKIANRFFLHGCDLNSLHQNIPPVILPEEYGGTSGKLDISAWNELLLASEEDFLHDFSQLVLPCDSSPQDMLTPLQHDCTARKTFSTTTVMNF; encoded by the exons ATGTCAGGAGACAGCGACTGCACAAGGACAAGTCCATCAGCAGGGTCTCCATCCGACAATGAATTCTTGCCGGATCGGCCCAAGTATGTTTGCTCGCTGTCTCCTGATCTCATTACCAAAGCCCGCGAAGAGCTCCAAGAGAAACCTGAATGGAGGCTCCGTGACGTGCAGGCACTCCGAGATATGGTGTGCAAAGACTATCCCTCCCTGGGGACGTGCCTGGACGATGCTTTTTTGCTAAGATTCCTCAGAGCCAGGAAATTCGATTACGATCGAGCGCTTCAGCTTCTGGTGAACTACCACACCTGTCGGAGGAGCTGGCCCGAGGTCTTCAACAATTTGAAGCCGTCCGCAATAAAGCCTGTCCTAGAGTCTGGTTTTGTCACTGTGCTGCCTCGTCTGGACCCAGAGGGACGCCACATCGTCTGCATCCGTCCAG ACAGATGGACACCCAGTAATTATCCGATTACTGAGAACATTCGTGCCATATACTTAACGTTAGAAAAACTCATTCAGTCCGAAGAGACCCAGGTGAATGGAATTGTAATCCTGGCAGACTACAAAGGAGTCAGCTTATCTAAGGCGTCTCATTTTGGTCCTTTTGTAGCCAAAAAAGTGATTGGAATTCTTCAG GATGGATTTCCCATTCGAATAAAAGCTGTTAACATAATAAATGAACCTCGTATATTCAAAGGCATTTTTGCAATCATCAAgccttttctgaaggaaaagataGCAAACCGG TTTTTTCTTCATGGCTGTGATCTGAATTCCCTTCATCAAAACATTCCTCCAGTGATCCTGCCTGAAGAATACGGTGGTACTTCAGGGAAGCTGGATATATCAGCATGGaatgagctgctgctggcctctgAAGAGGATTTTCTGCATGATTTCTCACAGCTGGTACTCCCATGTGACAGCTCTCCCCAAGACATGCTA aCCCCCCTACAGCATGATTGCACTGCTAGAAAAACTTTCTCCACCA